From the genome of Blautia hydrogenotrophica DSM 10507:
GAGGCGGGGACTCTATGGCCCTGCTTTTTCTGCTGCTGAAGTTTCGGGAGCGCTGCGGTTATGAGGTGTGCGCGGTTCATGTCAATCATGGTATCAGAGGGGATGAGGCTTTTAGAGATGAGACTCTGGTGACGAAATACTGTGCCGACAGAAATGTGGACTGCGAGGTTTTTCATTGTTCTGTGCCGGAAGCTGTAAAAAAATACGGGTGGAGTGAGGAAGAGGCCGGCCGGATTTTGCGCAGACAGGCCTATGAACAGGTGTTGAGGCAGTGGAAGGGGAACAAAGTCGCTCTGGCTCATCACCAGAACGATCAGGCGGAGACAATGCTGCATAATTTGTCCAGGGGCTGCGGCCTTCGGGGAATCCGAGGGATGCTGCCAGTGCAGAACGGGATGATTCGCCCATTTCTTTGTATAGAACGAAGAGAAATTGATCATTATCTAAAGGAGAAAAAAATTCCTTATCGAACGGACAGCACAAATTTTTCAGATCAGTATATTCGGAACCGAATCAGGAAGCATGTAGTAGAATATTTGGAAAGAAATGTGAATTCTAAAACGGTTTCCCATATGGCCTGGACGGCAGGGATAGCGGCTCAGGCAGAGGAATATCTGTGCGGACAGGGAGAACGGATTTTGGCCCAATACGGAGAACTTTTGCCGGGGGAGATTCGAATTTCGGATGATTGTCTGGGAGAGCCTTCTATTCTCCGAATGTATGGATTTTTGCAGGCTTTGGAAAAAGTCAGCGGCTATCGCAAGGATTTGTCAGGAGAACATCTGGAACAAATTTCGAGGTTGTTTCAAAAAGAGACTGGAAAACAGGTGAGTCTTCCAGGGGGGACAACTGCGGTTCGGGTTTACGGTGGGATTATCATCCGGAAAACAGTGAAAGAGAAAGTGGAAACGCGAAAAAAAATGTGGACACTGCCGGTTCCAGGGAGAATTCAATGTGGAAAAGCCTTTTGGGAGACCAGAATTTTTTCCTATGAATCCCAGAAGATTCCAGAAAAGGCATATACGAAATGGTTTGATTATGATAGAATAAAAAAAACTCTGCAAATTCGAAATCGAAGACCAGGGGACCGGATTATGGTGACAGCCCAAGGCGGAAGAAAGAAATTAAAAGATTATTTTATAGATGAGAAAATTCCGCGAGAGCAAAGAGATGAGCTGATTCTTCTGGCAGAAGAAGAGGAAGTTCTATGGATTGTGGGAAAGAGGATCAGCGAGGCTTATAAGATCACTGAGTTTACGAAGAGAGTGCTAGAGGTAAAATACCAAGGAGGACGGGAAGTTGAGTGAGAAGATAAGTGTGTTAATCACTGAGGAAGAGGTAGAGCGCAGAATAAAGGAGATCGGAGCAAAGATCAGCCGGGATTATGCGGGAAAAGAGCTGCACTTAATCTGCGTCTTAAAAGGCGGCGTTTTTTTTACCTGTGAGCTGGCAAAGAGGATTACAGTTCCGGTGAGTCTGGATTTTATGTCGGTATCCAGCTACGGAGACGATACGAAATCCAGCGGAGTTGTGCGTATTGTGAAGGATTTAGATCAGCCTCTGGAGGGAAAGGATGTCATGATTGTGGAGGATATCATTGATTCTGGGCGGACTTTGAGTTATCTAATCAAGGTATTAAAGGGCAGGAATCCTGACAGCTTGCGGCTGTGTACGCTTTTAGATAAACCAGACCGGAGAGTCAAAGAGGTGAAGGTGGACTATTGTTGTTTTGAGATTCCAGACGAATTTGTGGTAGGTTATGGTCTGGACTATGCACAGAAATATAGGAACCTTCCCTTTATTGGTGTGGTGGAGAGCAGATGAAAGGAGATTTAAGATAAGTGAATAGAAAATCCAGTAGAGTCGGCCTATATCTCATACTGATTATTATGATGATTGCAGGCTATTTGTACTTAAATGAACAGATTAATGATCAGAGCAGCTATACACTGGAACAGATGGAGAAGGCTCTCGATGAAAATCAGGTGTCACAGGTGAGCATCCACCAGAATCGGCAGGTTCCCACCGGAAGAGTGAGCGTGGAGCTGAAAAATGGCGAGCAGAGACAGTTCTATGTGACGGACGTCAAGGAAGTAGAGGAGATTCTGAGGGATTCCTCCATCGACCCTGTGATCTCCGATGTGCCTCAGGATAGTGTATTTATGTCTACAGTATTTCCATCTCTGTTAGTGGCGGGTATCGTTATCTTCGTCTTTATGTGGATGAATCGTCAGATGTCCGGCGGAGGCGGCGGGAGCAATGCAAAGATGATGAACTTTGGAAAGAGCCGCGCAAAGATGACAAGCCCGGATGAGAAAAAGGTGACTTTCAGCAATGTGGCAGGGCTGGATGAGGAGAAAGAAGACCTCCAGGAAGTCGTCGACTTCCTAAAGGCGCCCCAGAAGTATACCAAGGTTGGAGCTAGAATTCCGAAAGGAGTCCTGTTGGTGGGCCCTCCTGGAACTGGAAAAACTCTGCTGGCAAAAGCAGTAGCAGGTGAAGCAGGGGTTCCGTTCTTTTCCATTTCCGGTTCAGATTTCGTAGAGATGTTTGTCGGCGTGGGCGCTTCGAGAGTCCGTGATTTGTTCGAGGACGGCAAGAAACACGCTCCCTGTATTATTTTCATTGATGAGATTGACGCTGTCGCCAGACAGAGAGGAACTGGAATGGGCGGAGGTCATGACGAGAGGGAGCAGACGTTGAATCAGCTTTTGGTGGAAATGGATGGCTTCGGAGTCAATGAGGGCATCATAGTCATGGCGGCCACAAACCGCGTGGACATTTTGGACCCGGCGATTTTAAGGCCTGGACGTTTTGACAGAAAAGTAGGTGTTGGACGGCCGGATGTGAAGGGCAGAGAAGAGATTCTGAAGGTTCACGCCCATGATAAACCTTTGGGAGATGATGTGGACTTAAAACAGATCGCTCAGACCACCGCGGGATTCACCGGCGCGGATTTGGAGAACCTTTTGAACGAGGCAGCCATCGGGGCAGCTAAGCAGAATCGAGGATATCTGGTACAGGCAGATATTAAAGGCGCGTTTACCAAGGTCGCCATTGGAGCGGAAAAAAAGAGCAAGCTGATCTCAGAAAAAGAGAAGAGGATTACTGCATATCACGAGGCAGGCCATGCGATTTTGTTTCACCTACTGCCGGATGTGGGGCCAGTCTATACGATTTCTATCATTCCTACAGGGATCGGCTATACAATGCCTCTGCCTGAGAACGATGAGATGTTTAATACAAAACAGAAAATGCTTCAGGATATCACTGTTCTGCTGGGAGGACGCGTGGCAGAGGAGATTATCTTCGGGGATATCACGACGGGGGCTTCCAATGATATCAAGCGGGCGACAAGTACTGCTCACGCCATGGTGACGAAGTACGGAATGTCGGAAAAAGTGGGATTGGTGGTCTATGGAAATGACGGCGATGAAGTGTTCATCGGAAGAGACCTGGCTCACACGAGAGGCTACAGTGAGGATGTGGCGAAAACGATCGACAGCGAAGTGCACAGTATTGTGGAGGATTGCCACGAAAAGGCACGAGAGATGATTATGTCCCACGAAGAAGTGCTCCATAAGTGTGCGAAGCTTCTCCTGGAAAAGGAAAAGATTCACAGAGACGAATTTGAAGCACTTTTCACAGAGGAAAAAGGTGTGGTTTTAGAGAAGTAGGAAAAAGATGCACAAAAAATAAATTAAAATTTTGTGATATTTATGCACACTTTTCGATTGACCATTGCTATAATAAACATCGTAAAAACCCCCCAATACATTATATAGTTTTTGCTACACCCCATAAGAAGAAATACCTTCTCCAAAAAAGGCAGTCGAAAGACTGCCTTTTTTCATGTCATAGGAAAGATCTTGTCACGCTGATGCGTGAAAGATTTTTCCGATTACATGAGTGCTCCGCTGTGGATGTGCACTCGCACAAGAGGCAGCCGCCGCAGGCGGCTGTGCTCGGCGCGCAAAGTGGAATGCGCCCCTAAGATTGAAGGAAAGGGGGAGTTGAAGTGGGCTTGCCCATTTCGTTCTGTTATAGGAAAGCACTTGGTCCCTAATGTGTGAAAGTTCTTCCCTATGATATAAACGTTCCACTAAAGATGAACATGTCTCTCAAGACTGAGAGGGGATTGTAACTTTTTGATAATAGATGTTGTATATTTTTGTGTATTAAGATAAAATATAAATAATGATGACTATTAAGGGGATGGCTATATGAATTCAAGGGATTTAGATCCTATCATTACTCAGCAATATATATTACAGATGCGTCCAGTGTTTAACAAGGACGCTTTATTTAGCGATGGAAGTAAGTATTATAGAATACCGATGGAGCCGGAAATTGGAGAAGAGGTAAAAATTCGTTTTCGAACTCTGCGCAACAACGTGGATAATGTCTACTTAATTCATGACCATGAGGCTACGCAGATGTATATCAGCAGGACGGATAAGGGTTTTGATTACTACACGGCGAAGATTTCCCTGGGAGAGAAAGAGTGCCGTTATTATTTTGAGATTCATTCTGGGCAGCTTACCTGTTATTACCACAAACTGGGGGTCTGTCTGGAGCCCCAAGAAGAAAATGCTTTTGTGATACGGCCAGGTTTTAAAACTCCTGACTGGGCCAAAGGGGCTGTTTTCTATCAGATTTATGTGGACCGTTTCTGCAACGGTGACAAAACCAACGATGTGGAGACCAGGGAGTATTTTTACATTGGTGACTACAGTGTGAAGGTTGACGATTGGGAAAAGTTGCCGGCTATGATGGGCGTCAGAGAGTTCTATGGTGGAGACTTGCAGGGAATCCTAAATAAATTGGACTATTTGCAGGATTTGGGAGTAGAGGTACTCTATTTGAATCCGATTTTTGTATCTCCGAGTAACCATAAATACGACTGTCAGGACTATGACTATGTAGACCCTCACTATGGGAAAATTGTCAGCGACGGCGGGGAATGTCTTCACGAGGGAGACCGAGAAAATATACGTGCGACAAAATATATTCAGCGGGTGACTAATAAGGAAAATCTAGAGGCCAGCAATCAGCTTTTAGCTCGGTTGGTGGAGGAGGTTCATGCCCGTGGAATGAGAATTATCTTAGACGGAGTGTTCAACCACTGTGGTTCTTTCAATAAGTGGATGGATCGGGAGAGAATCTACGAAGGTCAGGAAGGGTACCCTAAGGGGGCGTATGTGTCTGCGGATAGCCCTTACCGTTCTTATTTTAAGTTTTTTGATGAGAGCAGATGGCCTTATAACCCTACCTATGATGGATGGTGGGCTTTTGATACCCTTCCGAAGCTCAACTATGAAAATTCACCAGAATTGTATCAGTATATTTTGGATATTGGAAAGAAATGGGTATCTCCGCCCTATAATACAGACGGATGGCGCCTGGATGTGGCGGCAGATTTAGGATATGGGAATGAGTTTAATCACCGATTTTGGAAAGATTTTCGCAAAGCTGTGAAAGAGGCAAATCCAGAAGCAATTATTTTAGCAGAGCACTATGGAGATTCCAGAGGATGGCTGCGGGGAGATGAATGGGACACGGTGATGAACTACGATGCGTTTATGGAGCCAGTGACCTGGTTTCTGACAGGTATGGAGAAACACAGCGACGAGTATCGGCATGATCTTCTAGGAAACAGTGATGCTTTTATCGGCGCGATGAAAACGCATATGTCGAATTTTCACACAGGTTCTTTGCAGACGGCAATGAATGAACTGTCAAACCATGATCATTCCAGGTTTTTGACGAGAACAAACCGGAAGGTGGGAAGAGTTCAGCATCTTGGGCACTATGCGGCAGAAGAGGGGATTAATCCGGCGGTGATGCGCGAAGCGGTGGTAATTCAGATGACATGGCCGGGGGCACCTACTGTCTATTACGGAGATGAGGTAGGTGTCTGTGGGTTTACCGATCCTGACAATCGGCGTACTTACCCTTGGGGAAGAGAGAACCAGGAACTTTTGGCCTTTCATAAGATAATGATTCAGCTTCACAAAAAGTATGAAGTGCTGAAGTCAGGTTCTCTACTATTTTTGCAGAATGGATATCAAACGCTGAGTTATGGAAGATTTTCCTTTGATGAGCAGGTGATTGTTTCTGTCAACAACGATGAGAAAGAAAATGAAGTGGAAATTCCTGTCTGGAATGTAGGAATTTCGAGATTTTACAATGAGGATTTGAGACAATTGGTGATGACTACCAGAGAGGGATTTACGGTGGAACCGATTACCTGTACGGCCATCGCAGGAGTTTTGCGGCTAAAGCTTCCGGCTTACAGTGCGGTTGTACTCTATCATAAGGACTAAACGTTGTTACTGTTCACTCACTTGCGGCTCGTGAACAGTAACACGCTTTGCGACGCACACAAACTGCTGTAAACAGCAGTCTGGCGCGAATATGTCTCGGGATTTTTGTACAAAATGTACAAAACACCTTGCGGGATATTGGAGATCTGGACTGTAACGAAATGTTACAATAAATACAAAAGAAATAGAGAAAACCCTTGCTTTTTTGCAAAGAATCTTATATAATTATACCCGTCAGAAATGATGAGGCTTGTATCATTAGAGTACACGGACGGGTTCCCGAGTGGCCAAAGGGGACAGACTGTAAATCTGCTGCAAATTGCTTCGGTGGTTCGAATCCACCCCCGTCCATTTGTGCGAGGCTAGCGGGACAGTACCAAGTGTGCATGTCCGTGGGGAGCTGAGGAAGCACAAGAGATGCCGCAGTGGCGGAACTGGCAGACGCACAGGACTTAAAATCCTGCGAGGGTTAAACTTCGTACCGGTTCGATTCCGGTCTGCGGCAGTTTTTTATGAGTGAGAGTAATAAGAGAAAAGCTGAAATTCCTTGGAAAATCAAGGGTTTCAGCTTTTTTCTACGTTATTTGCCGGTAGGGAAAAAGGGGACGAAAATCCCCTTTTTGTCCTGTTATAGGAAAGATCTTGTCACGCTGAAGCGTGAAAACCCTTTTCTATAACATAAACGCTCCGCTATGGATGCACACGCCACAATGAGGAATTTCACCGCAAGGCGGTGTTGCGGCGGCGCGCAAAGTAGGACGCGCCCCGCAAAGATTGAGGGGTGGGGAGTTGAAGTGGGCTTGCCCACTTTGTTCTCTCATATGATTCGAATATGTTCAATTCACATAATACCTTTCCTTTCCTGCTGGCGGACATGGATGAGAAGAAAACTGAGGGCAAAAGTGAAAAATGATCTGAGCAGAAATTTTTACTGGACATTTTCAATGGAAACCACTAAGATAGACTTATTCAGAAGAGATGAGGAGGAACCGAAAAAGATGAGAAAAGTGGTAAAATTCGGAGGAAGTTCGCTGGCCAATGCTCAGCAGTTTAAAAAAGTCGGTGATATTATCCACAGTGATGCCAGCAGGCGGTATGTGGTGCCGTCCGCACCTGGAAAGCGTTACTCAGATGACGTGAAAGTGACGGATATGCTGTATGGATGTTATGCGCTTGCGGCAGCGGGCAAAGAGTTTGCCAATGAATTGAAGGTAATAAAAGAAAGATATAATGAGATCATTGATGGGCTGGAACTGAATATGTCTCTGGACGAGGAATTTCAGGTGATCGAGGAAAACTTTAAAAATAAGGCGGGTGAAGACTACGCAGCTTCCAGAGGGGAATATCTCAATGGAAAAATTATGGCAGTTTATTTGGGATATGAGTTCGTGGACCCGTCGGAAGGAATTTGCTTTGATGAAAATGGAAACTTTTTAGCTGAAAAAACCCAGGAACTGATGGGGAAAAGGCTGAGTGTCTGTGAAAATGCAGTGGTGCCTGGATTCTATGGGGCTAAACCAGACGGGACAATTAAGACCTTTTCCAGAGGTGGTTCGGATGTAACTGGCTCTATTGTGGCCAGCGCTATTCATGCAGATCTGTATGAAAATTGGACGGATGTATCAGGATTTTTGATAACCGATCCAAGAATCGTAAAAGACCCAGAATCCATCGAGACGATTACTTACAGAGAATTAAGAGAACTGTCCTATATGGGGGCTACGGTCCTCCATGAAGATGCGATTTTCCCAGTGCGCAAAGAAGGTATACCGATCAATATCAAAAATACCAATGCTCCACAGGATCCAGGAACGATGATTGTGGAAAGTACATGCAAAAAGCCGAAGTATACCATCACAGGTATTGCGGGTAAAAAAGGCTTCTGTTCTATCAATATTGAGAAGTCAATGATGAATTCGGAGATTGGTTTTGGCAGAAAAGTGTTGGAAGCTTTTGAAAACTGCGGAGTTTCCTTTGAACATATGCCCTCAGGGATTGACACGTTGACTGTTTACGTTCACCAGGAGGAATTCGAAGATAAAGAGCAACAGGTGATTGCAGCAATTCATCGGGCTGTTCAGCCAGATTTTGTGGAGATGGAATCAGATTTGGCTTTGCTTGCAGTCGTAGGCCGTGGAATGAAATCCAGCAGTGGTACAGCAGGTAAAATCTTTGAAGCATTGGCAAAAGAAAAAGTCAATGTGAAGATGATTGACCAGGGTTCTAGTGAACTGAACATTATTATTGGTATAGAAGACCGTGATTTCAATACTGCGATCAAGGCAATTTATAGAGCTTTTGTAGAAAATAAATAGAAGAGCAGAACTGCCAGCGAGAGCTGAGAGAGGATTGTGACACCATTCCTGGTTAAAGAGCCAGGGGTGGTGTTATTTATTATAGGAAAGACCTTGTCACGCTAATGTGTGAAAGCCCTTTCTTATTACATAAACGCTCCGCTCAGGATGCGCACGCTGAAATAAGGAATTTCACCGCAAGGCGGTGTTGCGGCGGCGCGCAAAGTGGGACTGCACCCCTCAAAGATTGAGGGGATGGGGGAGTTAAAGTGGGCTTGTCCACTTTGTTTGTTAGAGGAAAGAATTTTTCAAATATTAGCGTGAGAGGTCCACTTTGCTTTCATTTTTGTGTTGACAGAAAAGGCAGAATAAACTATAATGAGTGTACTAAGATATATAATACACTTAAAACACGGAATACATGCCGATTATATTGCCGGGAAAGGAGCTATGCCATGATTATATTGGACTATCAAGATAGAAGGCCCATCTATGAACAAGTGGTGGAGAAAATTCAGCTCCTCATAGTCCGAGGAGTTCTTGCTCCGGATAGTCAGCTTCCATCGGTAAGAAAGCTGGCTATGGAGCTGTCTATTAATCCAAACACAATACAGCGGGCTTATGCGGAATTGGAACAGCAAGGGTTCATATACCCTGTCAAAGGCCGGGGGAATTTTGTCTCGCCAAATGCGGAATTGATTCAACGCCAAAAAGAATTATATTACAGGGATTTGAAAAAGATAGTGCGCCTCTGTAAGAAGCTGGGAATTTCCAAAGAAGAATTGCTGGAACAGGTAGCAGCATATTATGAGGAGGAAGGCTTATGATTGAGATAAAAGAGATAAACAAAAGGTTCGAGGATGTGCAGGCAGTTTCGGATTTGACGATGAAGATAGTAGAAGGGGAAATTTTTGGATTGGTGGGAACCAATGGTGCAGGAAAAAGTACGTTGATGCGGATGATCTGTGGAATCCTCAGACCGGATGAAGGAGAAATCACGGTGGATGGAGAGCAGATTTATGAAAATCCCAAAATGAAAGAGCAGGTATTTTATATATCTGATGATAGCTATTTTCCGGCAAACGCCACGCCCTCAGCGATGGAAGAGTTTTATCGCAGATATTACCCGGCTTTTGACTCCACAAGATTTTATAAAATGCTCTCGCAGTTTAATCTGAAAAGTGACCGGAAAATACATACATTTTCCAAAGGCATGAAAAAGCAGCTCAGTCTGCTTTTGGGGTTGAATGCCAATACCAAATACTTGCTGTGTGACGAGACTTTTGACGGGTTAGACCCTGTGATGCGTCAGGCTGTAAAAAGCCTGATGGCTTCAGAAATTTTAAATAGAAATTTTACACCGGTAATAGCATCTCACAATTTAAGGGAATTAGAGGATATCTGTGACCATGTGGGTCTGCTGCACCAAGGAGGAATTTTGCTGTCGAGAGATTTAGAGGATATGAAGTTCCATATCCACAAAGTTCAATGCGTGCTGACAGAAGAGCGAATGGAGGAACAGCTTAGAAAAGAGTTGGACATCCTGGCATGTGAGAGACAGGGATCTTTACTTATGATTACGGCGAGAGGGACGAAGACAGAAATTATGGAGAGAATTCAGAGCAAAAATCCGCTTTTCTGCGAAATCATCCCGTTAACCTTGGAAGAAATCTTTATCAGCGAAACGGAGGTGGCTGGCTATGAAGTCAAGAATCTTCTCTTCTAGTATGGTGAAAGAGAACTTGAAACAACGGATATGGATTCCAGCGCTGGTGACGGTAGGATTGATTGTCTTATATCCAATTTATCTGATGATTCAATTTGATTTGTGGTGTGACCAAAAACTTACTTATGAGATGATTCAGAGAGGATATGAGAGATTTCTGGCTGTCTCAGGAATGAACATGCACACAGGGATTGTGGCAGTGGTGGCAGGATTGATCTGTGCAGTGGCAGGATTTGAATATCTTCATTCTAAGAAGAAGTTGGATTGTTATCACAGCCTTCCGGTCAAGCGAGGACAGATTTATTGGCAGCATGTGTGGGCTGGATTGCTAAGCTTTATCGTACCGCTAATTTTAGCTGTTTTTCTTGCAATTTGCGTGGGAGCTTCACATGGCTATTTCAGTTTTCACTTCGTAAAACTTGGTTTGCTAAATATTGTGGGGTATTCTGTGCTGTTTTTGTTGGTCTATGGGGTCAGTTTACTGGCAATGATGTTGACAGGCAGAGTGTTGGTTGGAATATTGGGTTCCTGCGTACTGCTTGTCTATATGCCTGCGCTTATGCAGATGTTCAAAGGATATGAATCAGTATTTTTCAAGACTTGTGCAGCTGAGTATGCAAAGGCAGGCGGAATTTTCAAGGTGCTGGAAAATTATGGTTCTCCATTGAGCTGGTGGGTAAATGTAGCTGACAGAAATAGAAATGGAGAATCTGTGCTGGTATTGCTGATTGGCGGTTTGACAGTGGGAATTTTGCTTTTGATCTTAAACTATTGGATCTATCACAGGAGACCTACAGAAGCGGCAGGGCATTCTATGGCATTTTCTATGGCAGCGCGTGTCATTCAGTATTTCATTGAAATCCCTCTGGTTTTGATTATGGGACTTATAGGACATGAGATGGTAATAAAGCACCAAAATATTTGGTGGGTAATCTCTATGGTAGTGGGGCTAGTGATTATTCATGGTGTGATAGAAGTGATCTATTATGCGGATTTTCGAAAGTTTTTCAGACATCTGGGTCACCTAGGAATTTCAGCGGTTGTGGTCGCTGTGATCTGTGTGATTTATAAAGCGGATTTGATAGGATATGACCGTTATCTTCCGGCCCAGGATAAGCTAGAAAGTTTGGATGTATCTTCAGAAAGTCTGACAGGGAGTTACCATGTACATTTGACGAAACAAGGAGATCTGGTGACTTTTGAGAATCATACAGATTCCGAAAGTGATTATTTGAAATTGGATGCCGGAGATAGAATGTATGATTTGATTGAGAACACGATAAATAATTTGGATGAAAAAACATCGGAGAACGAGGAGATACAGATTCAAGTACGCTATTGCCTGAAAAACGGAAAGAAGGTATATAGATCCTATAGTGTGATGCAGGAAGCTCTAAAAGAGGCTGCTCAGACTATTCCGAAGACAGGACAGCTGAAAGAGGCGCTTTACCCTCAGTTAGAAGAGAAAAGCAAATATGTGACGGATATCGGCTATGAAAACGGTGTTTATTATACTGTGTACAGTCAAGGTGAAATTGCGATGAAAACCGGCCAGGAAAAGAATAAGCTTTTAAGCTTGCTTGCTCAGGACGTACAGGAAGCAGATAGCTCAGTCTTTGAGGAAGAACCCATAGGCGTTCTCAATGTCTCGTACAGCAATATAATATCCACAATGTTTAGTAGCGATGGGTATGGAAATGAGGCACTACTGATTTATCCAGGATTCAGCAGAACTTGTGAATATCTGAAAGAACTGGGAATTGAGCCAAAGGATGAGTTGAAATTGTCTCAGATCGAACAGATTAATATCTATCAATGGGATGAAGAGAACCAAGAAGAGATGGAGACATATACAAACCAGGAAGATATCAAGAAACTGCTTCCTAGACTGAAGTTGGCGAATACTTGGACAGCATGGTTGGATGTAAGAGATCTCAGTCGGAATGTGGAAATCGTATTAAAGGATAAGGCTGGTTCAGAACAGAATATTCGCTATGGGTATTATTTAGTGCCTGAAGAATAAGGTAATATGAGACACCCTTTGTAAACCTTGATAAAAAAGACGGTTAATTTTATTTTATTATCAGGGGGATACTGAAAGCTGGGAAGTGAGAGCTGTTCATTTCCCAGCTTTATTAAAATTAAAGAGAATAAAAGTGTGGATAGCGGCATATTTTGGGCATTTTCCGGGAAAAGAGCTTGCGCAAGTAAAGGTTTTGTGCTATACTCTGAGAGTCGCAAAAAAATAAACACGCATAAGGATTTTGAAGAACGGTGCCTGTAAAACGTCGGCAGGTTTCAGAAAAATAGGAATTATGCGGAAGAAAAACCAAAAGGAGATTTTTAAAATGGGCGTTATTTCAATGAAACAACTTTTAGAAGCAGGTGTTCATTTTGGACATCAGACCAGAAGATGGAACCCGAAAATGGCTCCATATATCTACACCGAGCGTAACGGTATCTACATCATCGACTTGCAGCAGTCTGTGGGAATGGTTGACGATGCTTACAATGCAGTAGCAGATATCGTGGCAGACGGTGGAACCATTCTGTTTGTGGGAACTAAGAAACAGGCTCAGGATGCCATCAAGACTGAGGCAGAGCGCTGCGGAATGTTCTATGTAAATGAGAGATGGTTGGGCGGTATGCTGACCAACTTCAAGACTATTCAGAGCAGAATTGGAAGATTAAAAGAGATTGAGGCTATGGAGGCTGATGGAACGTTTGATGTTCTGCCTAAGAAAGAGGTTATCGAGCTGAGAAAAGAGATGGCGAAGCTGCAGAAGAACCTGGGCGGAATCAAAGAAATGAAGAAGATTCCAGATGCTATTTTTGTTGTAGATCCGAAGAA
Proteins encoded in this window:
- a CDS encoding ABC transporter ATP-binding protein → MIEIKEINKRFEDVQAVSDLTMKIVEGEIFGLVGTNGAGKSTLMRMICGILRPDEGEITVDGEQIYENPKMKEQVFYISDDSYFPANATPSAMEEFYRRYYPAFDSTRFYKMLSQFNLKSDRKIHTFSKGMKKQLSLLLGLNANTKYLLCDETFDGLDPVMRQAVKSLMASEILNRNFTPVIASHNLRELEDICDHVGLLHQGGILLSRDLEDMKFHIHKVQCVLTEERMEEQLRKELDILACERQGSLLMITARGTKTEIMERIQSKNPLFCEIIPLTLEEIFISETEVAGYEVKNLLF
- a CDS encoding DUF6449 domain-containing protein, whose protein sequence is MKSRIFSSSMVKENLKQRIWIPALVTVGLIVLYPIYLMIQFDLWCDQKLTYEMIQRGYERFLAVSGMNMHTGIVAVVAGLICAVAGFEYLHSKKKLDCYHSLPVKRGQIYWQHVWAGLLSFIVPLILAVFLAICVGASHGYFSFHFVKLGLLNIVGYSVLFLLVYGVSLLAMMLTGRVLVGILGSCVLLVYMPALMQMFKGYESVFFKTCAAEYAKAGGIFKVLENYGSPLSWWVNVADRNRNGESVLVLLIGGLTVGILLLILNYWIYHRRPTEAAGHSMAFSMAARVIQYFIEIPLVLIMGLIGHEMVIKHQNIWWVISMVVGLVIIHGVIEVIYYADFRKFFRHLGHLGISAVVVAVICVIYKADLIGYDRYLPAQDKLESLDVSSESLTGSYHVHLTKQGDLVTFENHTDSESDYLKLDAGDRMYDLIENTINNLDEKTSENEEIQIQVRYCLKNGKKVYRSYSVMQEALKEAAQTIPKTGQLKEALYPQLEEKSKYVTDIGYENGVYYTVYSQGEIAMKTGQEKNKLLSLLAQDVQEADSSVFEEEPIGVLNVSYSNIISTMFSSDGYGNEALLIYPGFSRTCEYLKELGIEPKDELKLSQIEQINIYQWDEENQEEMETYTNQEDIKKLLPRLKLANTWTAWLDVRDLSRNVEIVLKDKAGSEQNIRYGYYLVPEE
- the rpsB gene encoding 30S ribosomal protein S2, whose protein sequence is MGVISMKQLLEAGVHFGHQTRRWNPKMAPYIYTERNGIYIIDLQQSVGMVDDAYNAVADIVADGGTILFVGTKKQAQDAIKTEAERCGMFYVNERWLGGMLTNFKTIQSRIGRLKEIEAMEADGTFDVLPKKEVIELRKEMAKLQKNLGGIKEMKKIPDAIFVVDPKKERICVQEAHSLGIPLIGICDTNCDPEELDYVIPGNDDAIRAVKLIVSKMADAVIEANQGTAEEAEVTEEEFVEETQAEEE